A window of the Vespa crabro chromosome 8, iyVesCrab1.2, whole genome shotgun sequence genome harbors these coding sequences:
- the LOC124425933 gene encoding uncharacterized protein LOC124425933 isoform X2, with protein sequence MEGSGTVSRLDCYEDMFKEITRKLYGEDPDHRTSSVQNEFETSVSYKNDEDTGNGTDGSDEGNWTCEEEPLKGTDGSRIAAYHAGKATWRCYECGDVMGGGPREVAEHFMELHSSRILADDSRNRHHSPRKDYMQTELKAEEVVSYLERLRERAETAAPPSRRTQETQTVPAALLPMTSTFLLQELPSAPAPQHLHQNSATMPTSATTSASSKRYTCPYCPYGTDRRDLYTRHENIHREEKPFHCYICYKPFNRADHVKKHFLRMHREHGYELSRIRRPAGTTAPKPLQQDANATPTGNNANQQQQQQQQQQQQQQQQQQQQQQQQQQQQQQQQQHATYSSNYNGNKSYQLQPNPGSGTTAGTTGIYQATTMPAPGIMQPDGNNCGTGRRVQNGGCNSKSHLKGGSKGAQERRYTCSYCSWSGVDNWCLKRHLNTHLKPFACMLCEYKAARAERLSTHVLKVHNRRQCSRCSFLGEDAAQLQMHQLHVHRVSSANAPATSSTAQAAPPPTNRQQQPIHPAAGGRPPPGPPVFPAPAPAITPATTVIPPTTILGINYHRSFPDDGKSYSTFSINLERLREVRYSEEKKPSERRSRKQRQPRKAVGCEVEDEEQPIIFSSDPPKEKRPFESETDVSEGKAMKNRKKSCLEDSSEVPSEDPGEAPAEDPGEGPDEDPGEGPAEDPDEGPAEDPGEGSAERLLAPRLLKCRMCPDDALASTSSTYKPYHTKASLTLHRLWRHDKSEKSEKSDKKRRKSSKKDSDSEVSHYASLSSITLKATLFTNTSYDYHR encoded by the exons ATGGAGGGTAGCGGTACTGTTAGCAGGTTGGACTGCTACGAGGATATGTTCAAGGAAATTACTCGGAAGCTTTACGGCGAGGATCCGGATCACAGAA CTTCGAGCGTGCAAAACGAATTCGAGACCTCCGTATCGTACAAGAACGACGAGGACACCGGAAATGGTACGGACGGAAGCGACGAAGGTAATTGGACTTGCGAGGAAGAACCTCTTAAAGGCACCGATGGCAGCCGAATAGCTGCTTATCACGCCGGCAAGGCAACATGGAGATGCTACGAGTGCG GCGACGTTATGGGAGGTGGGCCACGAGAGGTCGCTGAACATTTTATGGAACTACACTCGTCGAGGATTCTCGCCGACGACAGCAGAAACAGACACCATTCGCCTCGTAAGGATTATATGCAGACGGAGCTCAAGGCCGAAGAAGTCGTATCCTATTTGGAAAGATTGAGGGAACGCGCGGAAACGGCTGCGCCACCTTCCCGGAGGACTCAGGAAACGCAGACCGTACCTGCCGCTTTATTACCGATGACCTCGACCTTTCTTTTGCAAGAATTACCGTCCGCCCCAGCGCCGCAACACCTACATCAG AACTCAGCAACGATGCCGACTTCGGCTACGACATCGGCCAGCAGCAAAAGATATACTTGTCCGTATTGCCCCTACGGTACCGATAGACGGGACCTATACACGCGTCATGAAAATATTCACCGTGAGGAAAAACCCTTCCATTGTTACATTTGCTACAAACCGTTCAATCGTGCCGATCACGTGAAGAAACACTTTCTCCGTATGCACCGTGAGCACGGCTACGAATTGTCCAGAATAAGAAGACCGGCCGGAACGACCGCTCCCAAGCCATTGCAACAGGACGCGAATGCAACGCCTACCGGTAATAATGCTaatcaacagcagcagcagcagcagcaacaacaacaacaacaacaacaacaacaacagcagcagcagcagcagcagcagcagcagcaacaacaacagcagcaacacgCTACGTATTCGTCCAATTACAATGGCAACAAAAGTTATCAATTGCAGCCTAATCCTGGATCTGGTACGACCGCGGGTACGACAGGCATATATCAAGCAACGACTATGCCGGCGCCAGGTATTATGCAACCGGATGGAAACAACTGTGGGACGGGTAGAAGAGTACAAAATGGCGGCTGCAACAGCAAAAGTCATTTGAAGGGAGGTTCGAAAGGAGCCCAAGAAAGAAG GTATACCTGTAGCTATTGTTCGTGGAGCGGAGTCGATAATTGGTGCCTAAAGCGTCATCTGAATACGCACTTGAAGCCGTTCGCTTGCATGCTTTGCGAGTACAAAGCGGCACGTGCCGAGCGTCTCTCAACGCACGTGCTCAAGGTACACAACAGAAGACAGTGCTCGAGATGTTCCTTCCTCGGTGAAGACGCCGCGCAGTTGCAGATGCATCAATTGCACGTACATCGCGTTAGCAGCGCCAACGCACCGGCTACGAGCTCGACGGCACAAGCCGCGCCACCGCCTACCAATCGTCAGCAACAGCCCATTCA TCCCGCTGCTGGAGGACGACCGCCACCTGGTCCACCGGTTTTCCCCGCACCGGCGCCGGCGATCACACCTGCTACCACCGTAATACCACCGACCACTATACTCGG CATCAACTATCACCGAAGTTTTCCCGACGACGGAAAGAGCTATTCCACGTTTTCCATCAACTTGGAACGCCTTCGCGAGGTGCGGTATAGCGAGGAGAAGAAACCGAGCGAGAGGCGATCCAGGAAGCAGAGACAACCGAGGAAGGCTGTCGGTTGCGAGGTTGAAGACGAAGAGCAACCGATAATATTTTCGAGCGATCCACCGAAGGAGAAGAGACCTTTCGAAAGTGAGACCGATGTAAGCGAGGGAAAAGCaatgaaaaatcgaaagaaaagttGCTTAGAAGATTCTAGCGAAGTCCCGTCCGAAGATCCTGGCGAAGCCCCGGCCGAAGATCCTGGCGAAGGCCCGGACGAAGATCCTGGCGAAGGCCCAGCCGAAGATCCTGACGAAGGCCCGGCCGAGGATCCTGGCGAAGGCTCGGCCGAAAGGTTACTCGCACCGAGACTTCTCAAGTGCCGCATGTGTCCCGACGATGCGCTCGCGTCCACATCGTCCACTTACAAGCCTTATCATACCAAGGCTTCCTTGACACTTCACAGACTCTGGAGACACGATAAAAGtgagaaaagtgagaaaagtgataaaaagaggaggaaaagctCGAAAAAGGACAGCGACTCGGAGGTTTCGCATTACGCGTCTCTCTCATCGATCACGCTCAAGGCCACGCTCTTTACCAATACGAGCTACGACTACCACAGATAA
- the LOC124425933 gene encoding uncharacterized protein LOC124425933 isoform X1 codes for MEGSGTVSRLDCYEDMFKEITRKLYGEDPDHRTSSVQNEFETSVSYKNDEDTGNGTDGSDEGNWTCEEEPLKGTDGSRIAAYHAGKATWRCYECGDVMGGGPREVAEHFMELHSSRILADDSRNRHHSPRKDYMQTELKAEEVVSYLERLRERAETAAPPSRRTQETQTVPAALLPMTSTFLLQELPSAPAPQHLHQNSATMPTSATTSASSKRYTCPYCPYGTDRRDLYTRHENIHREEKPFHCYICYKPFNRADHVKKHFLRMHREHGYELSRIRRPAGTTAPKPLQQDANATPTGNNANQQQQQQQQQQQQQQQQQQQQQQQQQQQQQQQQQHATYSSNYNGNKSYQLQPNPGSGTTAGTTGIYQATTMPAPGIMQPDGNNCGTGRRVQNGGCNSKSHLKGGSKGAQERRYTCSYCSWSGVDNWCLKRHLNTHLKPFACMLCEYKAARAERLSTHVLKVHNRRQCSRCSFLGEDAAQLQMHQLHVHRVSSANAPATSSTAQAAPPPTNRQQQPIHPAAGGRPPPGPPVFPAPAPAITPATTVIPPTTILGHEMVKSPATAATMAYPLEEERRRSRGLLDLERLEHDNGEDKDCGEYGRVSDIESVSRDRDSVLTSNRHFTCSINYHRSFPDDGKSYSTFSINLERLREVRYSEEKKPSERRSRKQRQPRKAVGCEVEDEEQPIIFSSDPPKEKRPFESETDVSEGKAMKNRKKSCLEDSSEVPSEDPGEAPAEDPGEGPDEDPGEGPAEDPDEGPAEDPGEGSAERLLAPRLLKCRMCPDDALASTSSTYKPYHTKASLTLHRLWRHDKSEKSEKSDKKRRKSSKKDSDSEVSHYASLSSITLKATLFTNTSYDYHR; via the exons ATGGAGGGTAGCGGTACTGTTAGCAGGTTGGACTGCTACGAGGATATGTTCAAGGAAATTACTCGGAAGCTTTACGGCGAGGATCCGGATCACAGAA CTTCGAGCGTGCAAAACGAATTCGAGACCTCCGTATCGTACAAGAACGACGAGGACACCGGAAATGGTACGGACGGAAGCGACGAAGGTAATTGGACTTGCGAGGAAGAACCTCTTAAAGGCACCGATGGCAGCCGAATAGCTGCTTATCACGCCGGCAAGGCAACATGGAGATGCTACGAGTGCG GCGACGTTATGGGAGGTGGGCCACGAGAGGTCGCTGAACATTTTATGGAACTACACTCGTCGAGGATTCTCGCCGACGACAGCAGAAACAGACACCATTCGCCTCGTAAGGATTATATGCAGACGGAGCTCAAGGCCGAAGAAGTCGTATCCTATTTGGAAAGATTGAGGGAACGCGCGGAAACGGCTGCGCCACCTTCCCGGAGGACTCAGGAAACGCAGACCGTACCTGCCGCTTTATTACCGATGACCTCGACCTTTCTTTTGCAAGAATTACCGTCCGCCCCAGCGCCGCAACACCTACATCAG AACTCAGCAACGATGCCGACTTCGGCTACGACATCGGCCAGCAGCAAAAGATATACTTGTCCGTATTGCCCCTACGGTACCGATAGACGGGACCTATACACGCGTCATGAAAATATTCACCGTGAGGAAAAACCCTTCCATTGTTACATTTGCTACAAACCGTTCAATCGTGCCGATCACGTGAAGAAACACTTTCTCCGTATGCACCGTGAGCACGGCTACGAATTGTCCAGAATAAGAAGACCGGCCGGAACGACCGCTCCCAAGCCATTGCAACAGGACGCGAATGCAACGCCTACCGGTAATAATGCTaatcaacagcagcagcagcagcagcaacaacaacaacaacaacaacaacaacaacagcagcagcagcagcagcagcagcagcagcaacaacaacagcagcaacacgCTACGTATTCGTCCAATTACAATGGCAACAAAAGTTATCAATTGCAGCCTAATCCTGGATCTGGTACGACCGCGGGTACGACAGGCATATATCAAGCAACGACTATGCCGGCGCCAGGTATTATGCAACCGGATGGAAACAACTGTGGGACGGGTAGAAGAGTACAAAATGGCGGCTGCAACAGCAAAAGTCATTTGAAGGGAGGTTCGAAAGGAGCCCAAGAAAGAAG GTATACCTGTAGCTATTGTTCGTGGAGCGGAGTCGATAATTGGTGCCTAAAGCGTCATCTGAATACGCACTTGAAGCCGTTCGCTTGCATGCTTTGCGAGTACAAAGCGGCACGTGCCGAGCGTCTCTCAACGCACGTGCTCAAGGTACACAACAGAAGACAGTGCTCGAGATGTTCCTTCCTCGGTGAAGACGCCGCGCAGTTGCAGATGCATCAATTGCACGTACATCGCGTTAGCAGCGCCAACGCACCGGCTACGAGCTCGACGGCACAAGCCGCGCCACCGCCTACCAATCGTCAGCAACAGCCCATTCA TCCCGCTGCTGGAGGACGACCGCCACCTGGTCCACCGGTTTTCCCCGCACCGGCGCCGGCGATCACACCTGCTACCACCGTAATACCACCGACCACTATACTCGG CCACGAGATGGTAAAATCACCTGCAACTGCAGCGACTATGGCATATCCGTTGGAGGAAGAGAGGCGAAGGTCTCGAGGTCTTCTCGACCTCGAAAGACTCGAGCACGACAACGGGGAGGACAAGGACTGCGGCGAATATGGTCGCGTCAGCGATATCGAAAGCGTTTCTCGTGATCGTGATTCGGTCTTAACGTCTAATCGTCATTTTACGTGCAGCATCAACTATCACCGAAGTTTTCCCGACGACGGAAAGAGCTATTCCACGTTTTCCATCAACTTGGAACGCCTTCGCGAGGTGCGGTATAGCGAGGAGAAGAAACCGAGCGAGAGGCGATCCAGGAAGCAGAGACAACCGAGGAAGGCTGTCGGTTGCGAGGTTGAAGACGAAGAGCAACCGATAATATTTTCGAGCGATCCACCGAAGGAGAAGAGACCTTTCGAAAGTGAGACCGATGTAAGCGAGGGAAAAGCaatgaaaaatcgaaagaaaagttGCTTAGAAGATTCTAGCGAAGTCCCGTCCGAAGATCCTGGCGAAGCCCCGGCCGAAGATCCTGGCGAAGGCCCGGACGAAGATCCTGGCGAAGGCCCAGCCGAAGATCCTGACGAAGGCCCGGCCGAGGATCCTGGCGAAGGCTCGGCCGAAAGGTTACTCGCACCGAGACTTCTCAAGTGCCGCATGTGTCCCGACGATGCGCTCGCGTCCACATCGTCCACTTACAAGCCTTATCATACCAAGGCTTCCTTGACACTTCACAGACTCTGGAGACACGATAAAAGtgagaaaagtgagaaaagtgataaaaagaggaggaaaagctCGAAAAAGGACAGCGACTCGGAGGTTTCGCATTACGCGTCTCTCTCATCGATCACGCTCAAGGCCACGCTCTTTACCAATACGAGCTACGACTACCACAGATAA